The following are encoded in a window of Castanea sativa cultivar Marrone di Chiusa Pesio chromosome 5, ASM4071231v1 genomic DNA:
- the LOC142633939 gene encoding E3 ubiquitin-protein ligase AIRP2-like isoform X1: protein MLDSYPQLVAGPLYQESLENLQADIQHANALAASIPRGKGGACFQMKLVYNHLAPILLFFLQWIDCSCTCLLSSYLNLFHIVVFKVYSDGRSNISSCGRKATIRDFYSVILPSLQRLNGDPDELETTQEEVNGLEMVVRKKLEDKKLSDVDLDREDECGICLEPCTKMVLPNCCHAMCINCYRDWNTRSESCPFCRGTLKKVNSGDLWVLTCSNDVLDTQTVLRDDILRFYLFINSLPKDIPDAVFFMYYEYLF from the exons ATGTTGGATTCTTATCCGCAGCTTGTTGCTGGTCCTCTTTACCAAGAGTCACTCGAGAATCTTCAGGCTGATATTCAGCACGCCAATGCAct GGCAGCTTCCATTCCAAGAGGCAAGGGTGGTGCGTGTTTTCAAATGAAATTGGTTTACAATCACTTGGCGCCTATTTTACTGTTTTTTCTTCAATGGATTGATTGCTCATGTACATGTCTACTTTCAAGTTATTTAAACCTTTTTCACATAGTTGTATTTAAG GTTTACTCAGATGGGAGGTCAAATATCTCCTCATGCGGAAGGAAAGCTACCATTAGAGACTTCTATT CTGTTATATTACCATCTCTTCAGCGTCTCAATGGTGACCCTGATGAATTGGAAACTACTCAAGAGGAAGTCAATGGCTTAGAGATGGTAGTCAGAAAGAAATTAGAGGATAAGAAGCTTTCAGATGTGGACTTGGATAGAGAAGATGAGTGTGGGATCTGCTTGGAGCCTTGCACCAAAATGGTTTTGCCAAACTGCTGTCATGCCATGTGCATCAATTGCTACCGGGACTG GAACACCAGGTCAGAGTCTTGCCCATTCTGCCGGGGAACTTTAAAGAAAGTGAACTCAGGGGACTTATGGGTTCTGACATGCAGTAATGATGTGTTAGACACTCAAACTGTCTTGAGGGATGATATATTGCGCTTCTATCTTTTTATAAACAGCCTGCCTAAGGATATCCCAGATGCTGTATTTTTTATGTACTATGAATACTTATTTTAA
- the LOC142633939 gene encoding E3 ubiquitin-protein ligase AIRP2-like isoform X2, translated as MKLVYNHLAPILLFFLQWIDCSCTCLLSSYLNLFHIVVFKVYSDGRSNISSCGRKATIRDFYSVILPSLQRLNGDPDELETTQEEVNGLEMVVRKKLEDKKLSDVDLDREDECGICLEPCTKMVLPNCCHAMCINCYRDWNTRSESCPFCRGTLKKVNSGDLWVLTCSNDVLDTQTVLRDDILRFYLFINSLPKDIPDAVFFMYYEYLF; from the exons ATGAAATTGGTTTACAATCACTTGGCGCCTATTTTACTGTTTTTTCTTCAATGGATTGATTGCTCATGTACATGTCTACTTTCAAGTTATTTAAACCTTTTTCACATAGTTGTATTTAAG GTTTACTCAGATGGGAGGTCAAATATCTCCTCATGCGGAAGGAAAGCTACCATTAGAGACTTCTATT CTGTTATATTACCATCTCTTCAGCGTCTCAATGGTGACCCTGATGAATTGGAAACTACTCAAGAGGAAGTCAATGGCTTAGAGATGGTAGTCAGAAAGAAATTAGAGGATAAGAAGCTTTCAGATGTGGACTTGGATAGAGAAGATGAGTGTGGGATCTGCTTGGAGCCTTGCACCAAAATGGTTTTGCCAAACTGCTGTCATGCCATGTGCATCAATTGCTACCGGGACTG GAACACCAGGTCAGAGTCTTGCCCATTCTGCCGGGGAACTTTAAAGAAAGTGAACTCAGGGGACTTATGGGTTCTGACATGCAGTAATGATGTGTTAGACACTCAAACTGTCTTGAGGGATGATATATTGCGCTTCTATCTTTTTATAAACAGCCTGCCTAAGGATATCCCAGATGCTGTATTTTTTATGTACTATGAATACTTATTTTAA